GAGGACGTCGGAAAAACCGCGCCCACCCCGAGATAGTCGGCGCCGTCCAGCACGGCTTGCCGTGCTTCCTGCACCGTGGCCGCGGAGACACCGACGATTTTGCTGCCCACGAGGCGCCGGACGTCGCGGCAGGAGAGGTCGGACTGGCCCACGTGGACACCGTCCGCGTCCGTGAGGAGCGCAATGTCCACGCGGTCGTTGACGAGGTAGAGTGCGTGGTAGGCCTCTGTCAGGCGGCGAATCTCCCGCCCCAGCGCGACCAGTTCGCGTCCGTCCGCCCGCTTGCGGCGCAGCTGCACGGCCGTGGCCCCGCCCTTCAGGGCCCGGTCAATCACGCCGAGCAGGCCGTCCAGGTCTGCCCGCTCGTCGGTCACCACGTACACGCCAAGACGTGTGCAGAGCGGCTCGTTCGAGGCACGGCTGCCGTTGTTCACGGTCATAGGCTCACCCGCTCCACCCGGGCGCGGTCATTCACATCTGCCTCGGTCAGATGGTAGAGTGCGTCGAACAACGCGGCCTGGAAGGTGCCGGGCCCCTGCGCCGATGCCGCGGCCAACTCGCCCGCGACGTTGAAACAGGTGACGGCGGCGACACACGCGGACGCGTAGGTCGACAACGGACTTCCGTGGGCGACGGACCCGACGAACGCGCCGAGTATCGCCGTGAGTGAACAGCCTGACCCCGTGATGGAACCGAGCAGCGGGTGCCCGTTGTGCAGCTGCCACAGGGATTCGCCGTCGGTGACCAGGTCATGGGCTCCCGTCGCGATCACGACGGTTCCCCTGGCCCTTGCGTACGCCTTCATGGCCTGCGGAAGTTCGTTTCCGGCACCGGACGAGTCGACACCGGTGACCTGGCCGCCGGCGCCCAGCAGGACGCCGATTTCGCCCGTGTTGCCGCGCAGCACCGTCAGCCGGAGTGCTTCGGTGAGCTGCGC
Above is a genomic segment from Alicyclobacillus cycloheptanicus containing:
- the thiE gene encoding thiamine phosphate synthase, whose amino-acid sequence is MTVNNGSRASNEPLCTRLGVYVVTDERADLDGLLGVIDRALKGGATAVQLRRKRADGRELVALGREIRRLTEAYHALYLVNDRVDIALLTDADGVHVGQSDLSCRDVRRLVGSKIVGVSAATVQEARQAVLDGADYLGVGAVFPTSSKDDADVCGLDGLRAVVTGLSNIVTGPTDRAAGLSDARPEAAPGRRVPVVAIGGITLDNAPQVLAAGANGLAVVSAVMQADDPAAASQALRKIVHAP
- the thiM gene encoding hydroxyethylthiazole kinase, whose protein sequence is MEENCHPAPAPDAPASGLRATHAEAADEHTPGAWLTRVRAERPLVHNITNLVVTNVAANALLAIGASPVMAYAHEEVADMARIARAVALNMGTLTPDVITAMRIAGKAANEAGVPVVFDPVGAGATPYRSQAAAQLTEALRLTVLRGNTGEIGVLLGAGGQVTGVDSSGAGNELPQAMKAYARARGTVVIATGAHDLVTDGESLWQLHNGHPLLGSITGSGCSLTAILGAFVGSVAHGSPLSTYASACVAAVTCFNVAGELAAASAQGPGTFQAALFDALYHLTEADVNDRARVERVSL